One window from the genome of Amycolatopsis sp. NBC_01480 encodes:
- a CDS encoding DUF488 family protein, N3 subclade: MPCAPGAGRVVCRRATGTGDSPPRGRLSRRAARPASARAVRTVDGGRSAVLYRRGCRARRSLSRRRNTVPVGRSRPPNLTGDAARFDEWWRQIGPSSRLSAWCRSGPARSGRITRRYRLEQARPALSRLGELTRRRTITLLPADRLGAGRVTVLADLVTARVGA, encoded by the coding sequence GTGCCGTGCGCGCCAGGTGCAGGGCGCGTGGTGTGTCGACGAGCGACCGGTACAGGGGACTCACCCCCGCGCGGGCGACTGTCACGTCGCGCAGCACGGCCAGCATCGGCTCGCGCTGTTCGTACTGTGGACGGTGGACGCAGTGCCGTGCTCTACCGCAGGGGGTGTCGTGCGCGCCGTTCTCTCTCCCGACGACGAAACACGGTGCCGGTCGGCCGCAGCCGGCCTCCGAACCTGACCGGCGACGCCGCACGGTTTGACGAGTGGTGGCGGCAGATCGGCCCGTCATCCAGGCTGAGTGCCTGGTGCAGGTCCGGCCCCGCCCGTTCCGGGAGGATCACCCGCCGATACCGGCTCGAACAGGCTCGGCCCGCGCTGAGCCGCCTCGGCGAACTCACCCGCCGCCGGACGATCACTCTGCTCCCCGCCGACCGCCTCGGGGCCGGCCGGGTCACCGTCCTGGCCGACCTGGTGACGGCCCGCGTCGGGGCGTGA